One genomic segment of Nitratidesulfovibrio sp. includes these proteins:
- the hmcC gene encoding sulfate respiration complex protein HmcC: MHDANTKSGLFTPGNIITGIILAVGAVITFIRFTQGIGAVTNLSDNNPWGIWIGFDLLCGVALAAGGYVTSASCYLFGMKRYHSAVRPAITTAFLGYFFVVVALHYDLGHPLRLPYPLVLSQGTTSLLFEVGLCVATYLTVLFVEWSPAALEWLGLRKLRNVIVKLTIMLTIFGVVLSTLHQSSLGALFLIAPGKLHPLWYSSFLPVFFFISSMVAGLSMVIFEGTLAHAGLHHKMDETHLKEAEGVIFGFGKAASFVLAGYFFIKTMDIAMDNDWAYLGTGYGAWFLVEMFGFVALPSFLYALGVREKNVTLVRIASINAVLGIVMNRFNVSLVAFNWNLPAADRYFPHWMEIGVSVFIVTLIITVYRFIATRMPVLYEHPDYKDAH, from the coding sequence ATGCATGACGCCAACACCAAGAGCGGCCTGTTCACGCCCGGCAACATCATCACGGGCATCATCCTGGCCGTGGGCGCGGTGATCACCTTCATCCGCTTCACCCAGGGCATCGGGGCCGTCACCAACCTGTCCGACAACAACCCGTGGGGCATCTGGATCGGGTTCGACCTGCTGTGCGGCGTGGCCCTGGCCGCCGGCGGCTACGTCACCTCGGCCTCGTGCTACCTGTTCGGGATGAAGCGCTACCACTCTGCGGTGCGCCCGGCCATCACCACCGCGTTCCTCGGCTACTTCTTCGTGGTCGTGGCGCTGCACTATGACCTCGGGCATCCGCTGCGCCTGCCCTACCCGCTGGTGCTCTCGCAGGGCACCACCTCGCTGCTGTTCGAAGTGGGCCTGTGCGTGGCCACCTACCTTACCGTGCTGTTCGTGGAATGGTCCCCGGCGGCGCTGGAATGGCTGGGCCTGCGCAAGCTGCGCAACGTCATCGTCAAGCTGACCATCATGCTGACCATCTTCGGCGTGGTGCTGTCCACCCTGCACCAGTCCTCGCTGGGCGCGCTGTTCCTGATCGCCCCCGGCAAGCTGCACCCCCTGTGGTACTCCAGCTTCCTGCCGGTGTTCTTCTTCATCTCGTCCATGGTGGCGGGCCTTTCCATGGTCATCTTCGAAGGCACCCTGGCCCACGCCGGGCTGCACCACAAGATGGACGAAACCCACCTGAAGGAGGCCGAAGGCGTGATCTTTGGCTTCGGCAAGGCTGCCTCGTTCGTGCTTGCCGGGTACTTCTTCATCAAGACCATGGACATCGCCATGGACAACGACTGGGCCTACCTGGGCACCGGCTACGGGGCCTGGTTCCTGGTCGAGATGTTCGGTTTCGTGGCGCTGCCCTCGTTCCTGTACGCCCTTGGCGTGCGCGAGAAGAACGTCACCTTGGTGCGCATCGCGTCCATCAACGCGGTGCTCGGCATCGTGATGAACCGCTTCAACGTCTCGCTCGTCGCCTTCAACTGGAACCTGCCCGCCGCCGACCGCTACTTCCCGCACTGGATGGAGATCGGCGTTTCGGTGTTCATCGTGACGCTCATCATCACGGTCTACCGGTTCATCGCCACGCGCATGCCGGTCCTGTACGAGCATCCCGACTACAAGGACGCCCACTAG